A DNA window from Hevea brasiliensis isolate MT/VB/25A 57/8 chromosome 2, ASM3005281v1, whole genome shotgun sequence contains the following coding sequences:
- the LOC110640557 gene encoding phenylacetaldehyde reductase-like yields the protein MPTQYYFISFQFWYMLAKTLAEEAAWKFAKENSIDFVTLNPRYVIGPLLQPTLDETVEMILNLVNGAKTYLDAYYRLIDVRDVVVEHVQALEIPPASGRYCLVADDLHFSELLKIIHKHYPTLQLLEETSFPLCNLPLCLIEVSKTTFWLLTKLFIASNVAGEGFFGRSKSTKRTSG from the exons ATGCCAACGCaatattatttcatttcttttcagTTCTGGTATATGCTTGCGAAAACCTTAGCAGAGGAGGCAGCTTGGAAATTTGCAAAAGAGAATTCAATTGACTTTGTTACATTAAATCCAAGATATGTGATTGGTCCTCTCTTACAACCAACTCTTGATGAAACTGTGGAGATGATTCTCAACCTAGTAAACG GAGCAAAAACATACCTTGATGCATATTATAGGTTGATTGACGTTCGAGATGTTGTTGTTGAACATGTTCAAGCCCTTGAGATTCCTCCAGCTAGTGGCAGATATTGTTTAGTTGCAGATGATCTCCACTTCTCTGAGCTTTTAAAGATCATTCATAAGCATTACCCCACACTGCAGCTTCTTGAAGA GACATCATTTCCCCTATGCAATTTGCCTTTGTGCCTAATCGAAGTATCCAAGACAACATTCTGGTTGCTCACGAAGCTTTTCATAGCCTCAAATGTCGCAGGAGAG GGCTTCTTTGGAAGAAGCAAATCAACTAAAAGAACTTCTGGATGA